The Flavobacterium johnsoniae UW101 genomic interval TTCTTAAAAACAATTATTAAATGCTCACTTCTCTTTTTGATCATATACAGAAATTTATAATACTAGAACCATCAGAAATTGATATTTTAGAATCATACCTGGGTGTCACTAAAGTCAAAAAGAAAGAGCACTTATTACAGGAAGGACAAGTTTGCAATACCTTATATTTTATGTTAAAGGGCTGTATGCGCCAGTACATCATCAATTCTAAAGGAAGTGAGCAGACACTGCAGTTTGCAATTGAAAATTGGTGGATTACCGATTATTTGAGTTATCATAACCACATAGCATCCAATTTTTATCTGCAGGCTGTTGAAAATTCGGAAATAATAGCTATTGATAAAACTGTTTTTGAAGCACTCCTAATTGAAATTCCGAATCTGGAGAGGTATTTCAGAATCGTTACTCAAAAAAGTTTTGGCGCTATGCAAATGCGAATTAAGTACTTATTTACAATGTCAGCCGAAGAAAGGTATCATCATTTTAATGATCATTTCCCTGAATTTGTACAACGTGTACCACAATATATGCTTGCCTCCTATTTAGATTTTTCGGCTGAATTTATGAGTAAAATAAGAGATGGGAAAGTCTGATTTGAATTTCTTGAAGTAGTTCAAGTTTTTGGAAGCATACATTATTGACCTTTGTAATGAACTTTTAAAACATATAAAATGAAATCAAGAATTGTTATCCCAAACGTTGCTCCAGAAGCATATAATGCTTTATTAAACCTGGAAAAATATATTTCATCTACTTCATTAACTCCAGTACACAAGGAATTAATTAAAATACGCGCTTCTCAAATAAATGGCTGTGCTTATTGCATAAACATGCACAGTGCTGATGCAAGAAAACATGGAATTTCTGAACAAAGAATATACCTAACAAGTGCATGGCGTGAAGCTGATGTTTATACCGAAGAAGAGAAAGCAATATTAGCTTTAACAGAACAAGTAACTTTAATCAGCAACCATGTTTCTGATGAAGTTTATCAAAATGCAGCTCGTTTATTTGATGAAAAATATCTTGCCGAAATTATTCTCGCCATCATTACAATTAACTCATGGAACAGATTAGCTATTACAACAGGTTTGAGAGCTGTATAATTGCTTTATAAGTATAAATTTACAACATTACAAAACTTTAACACCCCTCCTATGTGAGGGGTTGTTTGTATATAGCTGTAAATGAACATTAGTAAAATTAGAAAATTAACGATTTTGCAAAAACAGGTATTTATACTCTTTCACAGGAATTCAGATTTTTTATTTTTGGCACATGATGTTAAAAAATGTCCATTTTTACTGCTTTCAAGCTATTATTTTAGTTCTTTTTTCATGCCAAAAAAAGGAACCTAAATTTGACGCTTCTAACAATGAAAAGCCAAAAATTGCCGCTCTTACAAAAAAAGCAGAGTTCTTTATTGAGAAGAAAAAAACTGATAGTGCCTTCTATTATTATAATGAAGCAAAATCAATCTGCGATCCGTTAACATATCCTGACACATATGTTGTCACCCTAAATTCTATGGCCGTTATACAGCAGAATCAAAATGATTTTGTTGGCAGTAAAACTACACTAAAAGAAGCTCTGCCTTTTTTAACACTCATAACTAATTCTAAACATATTTGGGATACTTATTCAGTTTTAGGGGTTAATTACTTAAACACATATCAATTCAGAAAAGCTGAGAAATATTTCAAAAAAGCTTTAGAACTAAATATCGATGAGTTTACAAATATTGAATCACAAAAAAATATAGCCGAAGTTTTTATAGCTGAAAACAAACACCAAGAAGCAATACAGATTTTATTATTACTTATAGATAAAAAGGAGGTAAAAGATAACCCAAAAACTCATGCCGAGATACTGGACAGAATTGGATATTGTTATTACTTATCAAGCAATTCTGAAGCATATACTTTTTTAAATGATGCTTTACAAATACGAGTGCAGCTAAAAGATCCTCTTGAAATTGCCAAAAGCAATTACAACTTAGCTCTTTTTTATGAAAATAAAAATCCTCTTTTGGCAAAAAAATATATGAAAACAAGTTATGAGAAATATATTTTAGCTAAGAATGTTGATGGGAGGCTTTCTGCACTTAAACTCATAATGAACAACAGTCAGAATACAGAACTCAAACAGCATTCAATTAAATATATAGATTTAGTAGACAGCATATATGAAGTACGTCAAAAAGCGAAAAACTTATTTGCCAAAATCAAGTATAACTCTAAGAAAGAAAAAGAAGAAAATCTAATACTTAAAACCAATAAAGCAGAAAATGAACTCCAATTAGAAAAACAAAAAATAAGAAACATCATTCTATATCTTATTATTCTGCTAAGTCTAAGTTTGATTTTAGTATTGTATTTCTTTTTAACTTCTAAAGCTAACAAAGATAAAATAGAGGCCAGTTATAAGATTGAAACAAAAATCGCAAAGAAATTACATGATGAATTAGCAAATGATATCTATCATACGATGGCTTTTGCTGAGCATAAAAATCTATCGCTTGCAGAAAATAAACAGCAGTTATTAAACAGTCTTGA includes:
- a CDS encoding Crp/Fnr family transcriptional regulator, with translation MLTSLFDHIQKFIILEPSEIDILESYLGVTKVKKKEHLLQEGQVCNTLYFMLKGCMRQYIINSKGSEQTLQFAIENWWITDYLSYHNHIASNFYLQAVENSEIIAIDKTVFEALLIEIPNLERYFRIVTQKSFGAMQMRIKYLFTMSAEERYHHFNDHFPEFVQRVPQYMLASYLDFSAEFMSKIRDGKV
- a CDS encoding tetratricopeptide repeat-containing sensor histidine kinase, whose protein sequence is MMLKNVHFYCFQAIILVLFSCQKKEPKFDASNNEKPKIAALTKKAEFFIEKKKTDSAFYYYNEAKSICDPLTYPDTYVVTLNSMAVIQQNQNDFVGSKTTLKEALPFLTLITNSKHIWDTYSVLGVNYLNTYQFRKAEKYFKKALELNIDEFTNIESQKNIAEVFIAENKHQEAIQILLLLIDKKEVKDNPKTHAEILDRIGYCYYLSSNSEAYTFLNDALQIRVQLKDPLEIAKSNYNLALFYENKNPLLAKKYMKTSYEKYILAKNVDGRLSALKLIMNNSQNTELKQHSIKYIDLVDSIYEVRQKAKNLFAKIKYNSKKEKEENLILKTNKAENELQLEKQKIRNIILYLIILLSLSLILVLYFFLTSKANKDKIEASYKIETKIAKKLHDELANDIYHTMAFAEHKNLSLAENKQQLLNSLDAIYYRTKDISKENNYRITDENYVSHLKKMISSFNTPFINIIINGLDSIFWEDIDQNKKKTIYRILQELLVNMKKHSNASVVGINFKTAKKDIIIHYYDNGKGVDNQDIIFKNGLHNIENQILHLKGEMQIDSAAGKGFKLTFKFSR
- a CDS encoding carboxymuconolactone decarboxylase family protein, with the translated sequence MKSRIVIPNVAPEAYNALLNLEKYISSTSLTPVHKELIKIRASQINGCAYCINMHSADARKHGISEQRIYLTSAWREADVYTEEEKAILALTEQVTLISNHVSDEVYQNAARLFDEKYLAEIILAIITINSWNRLAITTGLRAV